In one window of Leguminivora glycinivorella isolate SPB_JAAS2020 chromosome 10, LegGlyc_1.1, whole genome shotgun sequence DNA:
- the LOC125230063 gene encoding probable serine hydrolase — translation MAEGKSNGHKIEEDLPPGVKVEEIDIPVPWGHVAGRWWGPRDKQPIIAIHGWQDNAGTYDNLIPLLPVTTSVLCIDLPGHGLSSHYPTGMIYYIFWDGLVLLRRIVKHFGWKKVSLMGHSLGGALSFMYAASFPEETEQIICIDIASPAVREPSSMVKTTGWSVDKLLEYENLTDDKVPSYSYDEMIDIVVDAYKGSISRENSETLMKRGMCPVPAHMKKEGYLFKRDPRLKVSGLAMMSIETALEYASKVRCKVLNIRALPGQRWERLDYYLDVIEKMKERADVRLVEVEGTHHVHLNDPKAIVDVIEDFLEEF, via the coding sequence ATCTTCCACCAGGCGTGAAGGTCGAAGAAATCGATATCCCAGTACCATGGGGGCACGTAGCTGGCCGCTGGTGGGGGCCACGGGACAAACAACCAATAATAGCTATACACGGCTGGCAGGACAACGCAGGAACCTATGACAACCTCATACCGCTGTTACCTGTCACCACTTCAGTCCTCTGTATCGATTTACCCGGCCATGGACTCTCTTCACACTACCCCACTGGTATGATTTACTACATTTTCTGGGACGGATTGGTCCTTTTAAGGCGGATAGTGAAGCATTTTGGTTGGAAAAAGGTCAGTCTAATGGGACATTCTCTTGGAGGTGCTTTAAGTTTCATGTACGCGGCGTCATTTCCTGAAGAAACAGAACAGATTATCTGTATAGACATCGCTAGTCCTGCCGTCAGAGAGCCATCATCCATGGTCAAAACTACAGGATGGAGTGTAGACAAACTCTTGGAATATGAGAATCTTACCGACGATAAAGTACCCAGCTACAGTTACGATGAAATGATCGATATAGTGGTGGACGCGTACAAAGGATCGATTTCTAGAGAAAATAGTGAAACGCTTATGAAGAGAGGCATGTGCCCTGTTCCGGCGCACATGAAAAAGGAAGGATATCTCTTTAAAAGGGATCCTAGGCTTAAGGTTTCTGGTTTGGCCATGATGTCGATTGAAACCGCCTTGGAGTATGCTTCGAAAGTGAGGTGCAAAGTGCTGAATATAAGAGCTTTGCCTGGACAGAGATGGGAAAGGTTAGACTATTACTTGGACGTTATTGAGAAGATGAAGGAACGAGCAGATGTGAGACTCGTGGAGGTGGAGGGAACGCACCACGTTCACTTGAACGACCCGAAAGCTATAGTTGACGTTATTGAAGATTTCTTAGAAGaattttag